One genomic segment of Streptomyces sp. RKND-216 includes these proteins:
- a CDS encoding S8 family peptidase, with the protein MLLGGTGALAGALEPTDGPPGDGLGQVRGADAPGAIEGEYIVVMKESGKAAPDASLLRSTESVRGLAESLLEETEALGATVERTYSTAFKGFSVRADETEARRLAALPSVAYVEQNGVERGDDMTQINATWGLDRVDQRDLPLNDQYAHITGGGNVRAYVVDSGVSVSYPAFTGRASNGWDFVEDDAVAQDCHGHGTHVAGTVGGAVYGVAKEVKIVAVRVLNCENRGTTADVLAGYDWVAANAQLPAVANVSIGGSASDTKDDAVRGMVEAGVTVAVSAGNDDREACLQSPAREPDVITVAATTAADARWGNSNYGDCVDLFAPGHLIESADYDDPDGTAVWSGTSMAAPHVTGAAALYLAEHPSATPAEVTEALLDGSTEGRVTDAGSGSPNRLLYTRF; encoded by the coding sequence ATGCTGCTCGGCGGCACGGGCGCCCTCGCGGGCGCACTGGAGCCGACGGACGGGCCGCCCGGCGACGGGCTCGGCCAGGTGCGCGGGGCCGACGCCCCCGGCGCCATCGAGGGCGAGTACATCGTGGTGATGAAGGAGTCCGGCAAGGCTGCTCCGGACGCCTCGCTGCTGAGGTCCACCGAGTCGGTGCGCGGCCTCGCGGAGAGCCTGCTGGAAGAGACCGAGGCGCTGGGCGCGACGGTCGAGCGCACCTACAGCACCGCGTTCAAGGGCTTCTCGGTGCGGGCGGACGAGACGGAGGCGCGTCGTCTCGCGGCTCTCCCGTCCGTCGCCTACGTCGAGCAGAACGGTGTCGAGCGCGGCGACGACATGACGCAGATCAACGCGACCTGGGGTCTGGACCGTGTCGACCAGCGGGACCTGCCGCTGAACGACCAGTACGCCCACATCACCGGTGGGGGGAACGTGCGGGCGTACGTCGTCGACTCGGGCGTCAGCGTGAGCTACCCGGCCTTCACCGGACGGGCCTCGAACGGCTGGGACTTCGTCGAGGACGACGCCGTCGCGCAGGACTGCCACGGCCACGGGACGCACGTCGCGGGCACCGTCGGCGGCGCGGTGTACGGAGTGGCCAAGGAAGTGAAGATCGTCGCGGTGCGGGTGCTGAACTGCGAGAACCGCGGCACCACCGCCGACGTGCTGGCCGGCTACGACTGGGTCGCCGCCAACGCGCAGCTCCCCGCGGTCGCCAACGTGAGCATCGGTGGCAGCGCCAGCGACACCAAGGACGACGCGGTCCGCGGCATGGTCGAGGCGGGTGTGACCGTCGCGGTCTCGGCCGGCAACGACGACCGCGAGGCCTGCCTGCAGTCCCCGGCGCGGGAGCCGGACGTGATCACGGTGGCGGCGACGACCGCCGCCGACGCGCGGTGGGGGAACTCGAACTACGGCGACTGCGTGGACCTCTTCGCCCCCGGCCACCTCATCGAGTCCGCCGACTACGACGACCCGGACGGTACGGCGGTGTGGAGCGGCACCTCGATGGCCGCGCCGCACGTGACCGGCGCCGCCGCGCTCTACCTCGCCGAGCACCCGTCGGCCACGCCCGCCGAGGTCACCGAGGCGCTGCTGGACGGTTCGACGGAGGGCCGCGTCACGGACGCGGGCAGCGGCTCGCCGAACCGTCTGCTGTACACCCGGTTCTGA
- a CDS encoding TetR family transcriptional regulator has product MTGQVRTVDGRVAGRRGQATRQKLLDRLGEMLNSSPYRDVKVIDVARKAGTSPATFYQYFPDVEGAVLELADAVAKEGANLGEIVEGRSWAGKSGRGTAEELVDGFLAFWRRNDALLRVVDLGAAEGDKRFSRIRTRLLNGVTASLTDAIKDLQARGRVDEEVVPAAMAGALVTLLASVAGHQKVFQTWSVRQADVRPTLVELVHLGVTGRKPAR; this is encoded by the coding sequence ATGACAGGACAGGTACGAACCGTCGACGGCAGGGTCGCCGGCCGGAGGGGCCAGGCGACGCGGCAGAAGCTGCTCGACCGCCTCGGCGAGATGCTGAACTCGTCGCCGTACCGCGACGTCAAGGTGATCGACGTCGCGCGGAAGGCGGGCACCTCCCCCGCGACCTTCTACCAGTACTTCCCGGACGTCGAAGGCGCCGTTCTGGAGCTCGCGGACGCGGTGGCCAAGGAGGGAGCGAACCTCGGCGAGATCGTCGAGGGCCGTTCCTGGGCCGGGAAGTCCGGGCGTGGAACGGCGGAGGAGCTGGTCGACGGCTTCCTCGCCTTCTGGCGCCGCAACGACGCGCTGCTGCGTGTCGTCGATCTCGGCGCAGCCGAGGGGGACAAACGTTTCTCCCGCATCCGCACACGGCTTCTCAACGGCGTCACCGCCTCCCTGACGGACGCCATCAAGGATCTCCAGGCGCGCGGCCGGGTCGACGAGGAAGTGGTGCCGGCAGCCATGGCCGGCGCACTGGTCACCCTCCTCGCCTCGGTGGCGGGTCACCAGAAGGTGTTCCAGACCTGGAGTGTGAGGCAGGCCGACGTCCGGCCCACACTCGTGGAGCTGGTGCACCTCGGTGTGACCGGACGCAAGCCCGCCAGGTAG
- a CDS encoding VOC family protein produces the protein MAGFAEGAPCWAVAMLPDVAAGRRFYGELLGWSFGEPDREREAYTTATLGGKAVAGLVAKPDGRMPTDWNVHLNTPDIAAAAGRVREAGGQVIMEPFPLGGAGYTAVAADPGGAVFQLWQPGTMTGFEAPGEPGAYAWAEVYARAADKEAVDAFYAAVFGFETGDLSETLGEDFVMWAPRGEPADPEHAVGGRALIAADAPEHLPAHFLLYFAVGDCDEAVRTTNRLGGRTVREPATTPFGRYAVLVDDQGAYFAVIAPEGGH, from the coding sequence ATGGCCGGATTCGCGGAGGGCGCGCCCTGCTGGGCGGTCGCCATGCTGCCCGACGTCGCGGCGGGCAGAAGGTTCTACGGTGAGCTGCTGGGCTGGTCCTTCGGGGAGCCGGACCGCGAGCGGGAGGCGTACACCACGGCGACGCTGGGTGGGAAGGCCGTCGCCGGTCTGGTCGCCAAGCCCGACGGCCGGATGCCCACCGACTGGAACGTGCATCTGAACACCCCGGACATCGCGGCCGCCGCCGGGAGGGTCCGGGAGGCGGGCGGGCAGGTCATCATGGAGCCGTTCCCGCTGGGCGGTGCGGGGTACACGGCAGTTGCGGCAGACCCGGGCGGCGCCGTCTTCCAGCTCTGGCAGCCGGGCACGATGACCGGCTTCGAGGCCCCCGGGGAGCCGGGTGCATACGCCTGGGCGGAGGTGTACGCCAGAGCCGCCGACAAGGAGGCCGTCGACGCCTTCTACGCAGCCGTCTTCGGCTTCGAGACCGGCGACCTCAGCGAGACGCTGGGGGAGGACTTCGTCATGTGGGCGCCGCGCGGCGAGCCGGCCGACCCGGAGCACGCGGTGGGGGGCCGTGCCCTGATCGCCGCCGATGCCCCGGAGCACCTGCCGGCGCACTTCCTCCTCTACTTCGCGGTGGGTGACTGCGACGAGGCCGTCCGGACGACCAACCGCCTCGGCGGGCGCACGGTGCGGGAGCCGGCCACCACCCCCTTCGGCCGGTACGCGGTGCTCGTGGACGACCAGGGTGCCTATTTCGCCGTGATCGCCCCGGAAGGGGGGCATTGA
- a CDS encoding PQQ-binding-like beta-propeller repeat protein, translated as MVEQLTQHDPRRIGPFEVLGRLGSGGMGLVYLARSASGRRVAIKTVRTELAEDQLFRVRFTREVEAARAVSGFYTAAVVDADPRAAVPWLATAFVPAPSLEEIVNECGPLPAQAVRWLAAGIAEALQSIHGAGLVHRDLKPSNVLVVEDGPRVIDFGIASGVSNTRLTMTNVAVGTPAYMSPEQARDSRSVTGASDIFSLASTLVFAATGHAPFHGANPVETVFMLLREGPDLDGMPDELRPLIDSCMRMAAEERPSPADLQAQLAPHLFSSGSDDSGTASAWLPAGAVALIERKRGARAARVAAQALGGGPGRPGGHGAGGHGPNGAHGPGAAPAGGPDLAAVPPMPSHAAPDAYQQADGGHRPHPGAYGTGAVPAGPGGPSAAGPDAAYAASVASPPVVSSPPGDGSPVRLPGAQVPIGPGPRRDDQPQVADSGMPGTGWVRPPGGTASAAAGTGAPPPPPQAPPVPQGSPDGAAPGQQGWRPWRFRMSNDLWGTPAVADDLLYVTSFEVHALDVATGRRQFKTREVAWSMTVSAGRVHASDGPSLYALDARDGSERWRLATDGWVYSLSVDRGTVVTGTRGGGVQAWEAATGEKLWDLTGAQADFETREAGPLVHGGTVFTWGDGRLYALDARSGGERWSYPVGDASATGGVPVRLTPAEDGTVYVCAGSRVFALDAASGRERWRFDAPAAFLCPPAFVAGPAVTGGGVYLADYLGTVYAIDAANGHDRWRIATEARHSTEPVVVADGLVHLGSGGALYTLDAVSGTPRWRFAAGGDVVGAPVVSAGRVHFGSADCCIYTLDAVGGQLRWKLATQGEITGSPVVVGGVVYACSKDRCVYALDAAKGTGQSRPPA; from the coding sequence GTGGTGGAGCAGCTGACGCAGCACGATCCGCGACGGATCGGGCCGTTCGAGGTGCTCGGCCGTCTCGGCTCCGGGGGGATGGGGCTGGTGTATCTCGCCCGCTCCGCCTCCGGCCGCCGGGTGGCGATCAAGACGGTGCGCACGGAGCTCGCCGAGGACCAGCTCTTCCGGGTGCGTTTCACCCGTGAGGTGGAGGCGGCCCGTGCCGTCAGCGGCTTCTACACCGCGGCGGTCGTCGACGCCGACCCGCGCGCCGCCGTGCCGTGGCTGGCCACGGCCTTCGTGCCCGCGCCCTCGCTCGAGGAGATCGTCAACGAGTGCGGCCCGCTGCCCGCTCAGGCCGTGCGCTGGCTGGCCGCGGGCATCGCCGAGGCGCTGCAGTCCATCCACGGCGCCGGGCTGGTCCACCGCGACCTGAAGCCCTCCAACGTGCTGGTGGTCGAGGACGGCCCCCGGGTGATCGACTTCGGTATCGCCTCCGGGGTGTCCAACACGCGGCTGACGATGACCAACGTCGCCGTCGGCACCCCGGCGTACATGTCACCCGAACAGGCCCGCGACTCCCGCAGCGTCACCGGCGCCAGCGACATTTTTTCCCTCGCCTCCACCCTGGTCTTCGCCGCCACCGGCCACGCCCCCTTCCACGGCGCGAACCCGGTGGAGACCGTCTTCATGCTGCTGCGTGAGGGCCCCGACCTGGACGGCATGCCGGACGAACTGCGTCCGCTGATCGACTCCTGCATGCGGATGGCAGCCGAGGAGCGGCCCAGCCCGGCCGACCTCCAGGCCCAGCTCGCGCCGCACCTCTTCTCCTCGGGCAGTGACGACAGCGGTACCGCCTCGGCCTGGCTGCCCGCCGGGGCCGTCGCCCTCATCGAACGCAAGCGGGGCGCCCGGGCCGCCCGGGTCGCCGCGCAGGCCCTCGGCGGCGGACCCGGCAGGCCCGGCGGGCACGGAGCGGGCGGGCACGGTCCGAACGGGGCGCACGGCCCCGGTGCCGCACCGGCCGGCGGACCCGACCTGGCCGCCGTGCCGCCCATGCCCTCGCACGCGGCGCCCGACGCCTACCAGCAGGCCGATGGCGGACACCGGCCGCACCCCGGTGCCTACGGCACCGGGGCGGTGCCCGCGGGCCCCGGCGGGCCCTCCGCGGCCGGCCCCGACGCCGCGTACGCGGCGTCCGTCGCCTCGCCCCCCGTCGTCTCCTCGCCACCCGGCGACGGCTCACCCGTACGACTGCCCGGGGCCCAGGTCCCCATCGGCCCCGGTCCCCGGCGCGACGACCAGCCGCAGGTCGCGGACTCCGGTATGCCCGGCACCGGCTGGGTGCGCCCGCCCGGCGGGACGGCCTCGGCCGCGGCCGGAACCGGGGCCCCGCCCCCGCCGCCGCAGGCGCCGCCCGTTCCGCAGGGGTCGCCGGACGGTGCCGCACCCGGCCAGCAGGGCTGGCGTCCCTGGCGCTTCCGCATGTCCAACGACCTGTGGGGCACTCCCGCGGTCGCCGACGACCTGCTGTACGTCACCTCCTTCGAGGTGCACGCCCTGGACGTCGCCACCGGGCGCCGCCAGTTCAAGACCCGCGAGGTCGCCTGGTCCATGACGGTCTCCGCCGGCCGCGTGCACGCCTCGGACGGCCCCAGCCTCTACGCGCTCGATGCCCGGGACGGCTCCGAGCGGTGGCGGCTGGCGACCGACGGCTGGGTGTACTCCCTCTCCGTCGACCGCGGCACGGTGGTGACCGGCACACGTGGCGGCGGCGTGCAGGCATGGGAGGCCGCCACCGGCGAGAAGCTCTGGGACCTCACCGGCGCCCAGGCCGATTTCGAGACCCGCGAGGCCGGTCCCCTCGTGCACGGGGGCACCGTCTTCACCTGGGGCGACGGCCGGCTCTACGCACTGGACGCGCGCAGCGGCGGGGAACGCTGGTCGTACCCGGTCGGCGACGCCTCGGCGACCGGGGGCGTGCCGGTGCGGCTCACCCCGGCCGAGGACGGCACGGTCTACGTCTGCGCCGGTTCCCGCGTCTTCGCGCTCGACGCCGCCTCCGGCCGGGAGCGGTGGCGGTTCGACGCGCCGGCGGCGTTCCTGTGCCCGCCCGCGTTCGTGGCCGGACCCGCCGTCACCGGCGGGGGCGTCTACCTCGCCGACTACCTCGGCACGGTGTACGCGATCGACGCCGCGAACGGGCACGACCGCTGGCGCATCGCCACCGAGGCCCGGCACTCCACGGAACCGGTGGTGGTGGCCGACGGTCTGGTCCACCTCGGCAGCGGCGGTGCGCTCTACACGCTCGACGCGGTCAGCGGCACCCCCCGCTGGCGGTTCGCCGCCGGGGGCGACGTCGTCGGAGCGCCGGTCGTGTCGGCCGGACGCGTGCACTTCGGCTCGGCGGACTGCTGCATCTACACGCTGGACGCGGTCGGCGGTCAACTGCGGTGGAAGCTCGCCACCCAGGGGGAGATCACCGGCTCGCCGGTGGTCGTCGGCGGCGTGGTGTACGCGTGCAGCAAGGACCGCTGTGTGTACGCGCTCGACGCGGCGAAGGGCACCGGGCAGTCCCGGCCACCGGCCTGA
- a CDS encoding DUF1801 domain-containing protein, with product MRDDIRAIPPEHRPLVDRLHRLHLDEHPDAAVPLSYQIPSYKVGRRRLCLGAWKHGLSVYGWQEGRDGGFTARHPDLVTGKGTIRLRPGDAERVDNDELRTLFRAALAA from the coding sequence GTGCGCGACGACATCCGCGCCATCCCGCCCGAGCACCGGCCGCTGGTCGACCGGCTGCACCGGCTGCACCTCGACGAACACCCCGACGCGGCGGTGCCGCTCTCCTACCAGATCCCGTCCTACAAGGTCGGGCGCAGACGGCTCTGTCTGGGCGCCTGGAAGCACGGCCTGTCCGTGTACGGGTGGCAGGAGGGCCGCGACGGCGGCTTCACGGCGCGGCACCCCGACCTGGTGACGGGCAAGGGCACGATCCGGCTGCGGCCGGGGGACGCCGAGCGGGTCGACAACGACGAACTGCGCACCCTCTTCCGGGCGGCGCTCGCGGCGTGA
- a CDS encoding CoA-acylating methylmalonate-semialdehyde dehydrogenase, whose protein sequence is MSRTVTHWIGGRPWQGGPADRQGEVYDPATGRLSARVDFAGRAEVDAAVGAAKEAFRTWRHAPLSQRTSVLFAFRDLVDSHRKEIAAMITSEHGKVASDAAGEVQRGLEVVEFACGIPHLLKGSYSENVSSAVDSYSLRQPLGVVAGITPFNFPAMVPMWMFPLAIACGNTFVLKPSEKDPSAANVLAELWEQAGLPDGVFNVLHGDKPAVDGLLTHPDVAAVSFVGSTPIAKYVHRTAAEHGKRVQALGGAKNHMVVLPDADLDAAADAAVNAGFGSAGERCMAISAVVAAEPVADELVARIRDRIAGLNVGPGTTPDSQMGPLITRAHRDKVAGHIEDGVTAGAELVTDGRRLNVEGEPDGFWLGPTLFDRVTPDMSVYTEEIFGPVLSVLRVDSFDEAVELVNANPYGNGTAVFTGDGRAARRFQNEVEVGMVGINVPIPVPMAYYSFGGWKDSLFGDSHVHGTEGVHFYTRGKVVTSRWHKGSHGGIDLGFPTA, encoded by the coding sequence ATGAGCAGGACCGTCACGCACTGGATCGGCGGCAGGCCCTGGCAGGGCGGCCCCGCCGACCGGCAGGGCGAGGTGTACGACCCGGCCACCGGGCGGCTGTCCGCGCGGGTGGACTTCGCCGGCCGGGCGGAGGTCGACGCGGCCGTCGGCGCCGCCAAGGAAGCCTTCCGGACCTGGCGGCACGCCCCGCTGTCGCAGCGGACCTCCGTGCTCTTCGCGTTCCGCGACCTGGTCGACTCGCACCGCAAGGAAATCGCGGCGATGATCACGTCCGAGCACGGCAAGGTCGCCTCCGACGCGGCCGGGGAGGTGCAGCGCGGCCTGGAGGTCGTCGAGTTCGCCTGCGGCATCCCGCACCTGCTCAAGGGCAGCTACTCGGAGAACGTGTCCAGCGCGGTGGACAGCTACTCGCTGCGCCAGCCGCTCGGCGTCGTCGCGGGCATCACGCCGTTCAACTTCCCGGCCATGGTGCCGATGTGGATGTTCCCGCTGGCCATCGCGTGCGGCAACACCTTCGTGCTCAAGCCCAGCGAGAAGGACCCCTCGGCGGCCAACGTGCTCGCCGAACTGTGGGAGCAGGCCGGGCTGCCGGACGGCGTGTTCAACGTGCTGCACGGTGACAAGCCGGCGGTGGACGGGCTGCTCACGCACCCCGACGTGGCTGCGGTCAGCTTCGTCGGCTCCACGCCCATCGCGAAGTACGTGCACCGCACGGCCGCCGAGCACGGCAAGCGGGTGCAGGCGCTGGGCGGCGCCAAGAACCACATGGTGGTGCTCCCGGACGCCGACCTGGACGCCGCCGCCGACGCCGCGGTCAACGCGGGCTTCGGCTCCGCCGGGGAGCGGTGCATGGCGATCTCCGCGGTGGTCGCCGCCGAGCCCGTCGCCGACGAGCTGGTGGCCCGCATCCGCGACCGCATCGCCGGGCTGAACGTCGGCCCCGGCACGACTCCCGACTCCCAGATGGGCCCGCTCATCACCCGCGCCCACCGGGACAAGGTCGCCGGCCACATCGAGGACGGCGTCACGGCGGGCGCCGAACTCGTCACCGACGGGCGGCGGCTGAACGTGGAGGGCGAGCCGGACGGCTTCTGGCTGGGGCCCACGCTCTTCGACCGCGTCACCCCGGACATGAGCGTCTACACCGAGGAGATCTTTGGGCCGGTGCTGTCGGTGCTGCGCGTCGACTCCTTCGACGAGGCCGTCGAGTTGGTCAACGCCAACCCCTACGGCAACGGCACGGCCGTCTTCACCGGCGACGGGCGGGCGGCCCGGCGCTTCCAGAACGAGGTGGAGGTCGGCATGGTCGGCATCAACGTGCCGATCCCCGTGCCGATGGCCTACTACTCCTTCGGCGGCTGGAAGGACTCCCTCTTCGGCGACAGCCACGTGCACGGCACGGAAGGGGTGCACTTCTACACCCGCGGCAAGGTCGTCACCTCCCGCTGGCACAAGGGGTCGCACGGCGGCATCGACCTGGGCTTCCCCACCGCCTGA
- a CDS encoding PucR family transcriptional regulator, translating to MPTSVADVLALPAVAEGAPQVLAGHDLLDRPVRWVHVSEVPEIAGLLQGGELLLTTGVALPDATERLGAYVDELAAAGVSGLVLELGRRFAEAPRPLVHAAARAGLPLVVLRREVRYVQVTQAAQELIAGEQFARLALSERIHNLFTTLSVEGAATADVLRHTAELTGMSVVLENLSHQVLAHHTTGRERAALLRAWERRSREAVAGGRSGAAGPEGWLVTPVGARGEVWGRLILAGERPRADDHLLLVLERAATALAMNRLAERDRESLESHAHRTLLADLLHGELPPAEDVHAQTAALGVPTARRELLAVVVRLEAGPGSLRAGETPSVREQAQDREDAEAVTSAVRDAGVRALVAPLSRARVGLLLTLGRSDDPHAVLSRLADAVHDRLARCARPRRGRLGVSTPMEDVTEVRRAFAEAEQVADAAAGSSPGRAYHRLPDVRVRGLLYLLRADPRVQGFVERELAPLLAYDDAHGTDLLGVLRAYLEKGRNKSAAADALHLSRPTFYGRLATVERVLEVPLDAPESALSLHVAVLALDAVRGSEGA from the coding sequence ATGCCCACGTCCGTCGCCGACGTGCTGGCGCTGCCCGCGGTCGCCGAGGGCGCGCCGCAGGTGCTGGCCGGGCACGACCTGCTGGACCGGCCGGTGCGCTGGGTGCACGTCAGCGAGGTGCCGGAGATCGCCGGGCTGCTCCAGGGAGGCGAACTGCTGCTCACCACCGGTGTGGCGCTGCCGGACGCGACCGAACGGCTCGGCGCCTACGTCGACGAACTGGCCGCCGCAGGGGTGAGCGGGCTGGTGCTGGAGCTGGGCCGGCGCTTCGCGGAGGCTCCGCGGCCGCTGGTGCACGCCGCCGCACGGGCCGGGCTGCCGTTGGTGGTGCTGCGCCGCGAGGTGCGGTACGTGCAGGTGACGCAGGCCGCGCAGGAGCTGATCGCCGGAGAGCAGTTCGCCCGGCTGGCGTTGTCCGAACGCATCCACAACCTGTTCACCACGCTCAGCGTGGAGGGCGCCGCCACCGCCGACGTGCTGCGGCACACCGCGGAGCTGACCGGCATGTCGGTGGTGCTGGAGAACCTCTCGCACCAGGTGCTCGCGCACCACACGACCGGCCGGGAGCGGGCCGCGCTGCTGCGGGCTTGGGAACGCCGCTCCCGGGAGGCGGTGGCCGGGGGACGTTCCGGTGCGGCCGGGCCCGAGGGCTGGCTGGTCACCCCGGTCGGTGCCCGCGGCGAGGTGTGGGGGCGGCTGATCCTGGCCGGTGAGCGCCCCCGCGCCGACGATCACCTGCTGCTCGTCCTGGAGCGTGCGGCGACGGCGCTGGCCATGAACCGGCTCGCCGAACGCGACCGGGAGAGCCTGGAGTCGCATGCGCACCGCACGCTGCTTGCGGACCTGCTGCACGGTGAACTCCCCCCGGCCGAGGACGTCCACGCACAGACCGCCGCGCTGGGGGTGCCGACGGCCCGGCGTGAACTGCTCGCCGTCGTGGTGCGGTTGGAGGCCGGTCCGGGGAGTCTGCGGGCGGGGGAGACGCCGTCGGTGCGGGAACAGGCGCAGGACCGGGAGGACGCGGAGGCCGTCACCAGCGCCGTCCGCGACGCCGGGGTGCGGGCGCTGGTCGCGCCGTTGAGCCGAGCGCGCGTCGGGCTGCTGCTCACCCTGGGGCGGAGCGACGACCCGCACGCCGTGCTCTCCCGTCTCGCGGACGCGGTGCACGACCGGCTCGCCCGCTGCGCCCGTCCGCGCCGGGGCCGGCTGGGCGTCAGCACGCCGATGGAGGATGTGACCGAGGTGCGGCGGGCGTTCGCGGAGGCGGAGCAGGTCGCGGACGCGGCCGCGGGCTCCTCGCCCGGCAGGGCGTACCACCGGCTGCCGGACGTGCGGGTGCGCGGCCTGCTGTACCTGCTGCGCGCTGACCCGCGCGTACAGGGCTTCGTGGAACGGGAGCTGGCGCCGCTGCTGGCGTACGACGACGCGCACGGGACCGATCTGCTCGGTGTGCTGCGCGCGTATCTGGAGAAGGGCCGGAACAAGTCGGCGGCCGCGGACGCGCTGCACCTGAGCCGGCCGACGTTCTACGGCCGGCTCGCCACGGTCGAGCGGGTGCTCGAAGTCCCGCTGGACGCGCCGGAGTCGGCGTTGAGCCTGCACGTCGCTGTGCTGGCGCTGGACGCCGTGCGGGGCAGTGAAGGGGCGTGA